Below is a genomic region from Verrucomicrobiota bacterium.
TGGCCCGCCGGGTGGTCGAGCAGGAAAAAGGGGCGTTGCCGGCCGGGGTGAGCCTGGGCTGCCGGCTGCGCTTTCTGACCAACGGGCTGGTGCTGGGCAGCCGCCGCTTTGTCGAAGAACAGTTGAGCCGCTGGCGGGGCCCGGGCCAGCCGCCCGGGCCGGGCGCTGAGCCGGCGGGGGCGGCCGAAGGGGGCGGGGCGGAGTGGTTTGTGTGCTGGCGGGGCCGGGCCGTGCCGGCACGCGCCGCCCCGGGCTGAAGGGGGTAAGCGGGGCGGATGCCTTTGGACCGTTCGTGGATCGGCTGCCGGACCCCGTTGATACGAACGCTTTGCCGGCTTGGCGGCTGCTTTCTACTAACCTCGGCCTGGCTCGTCTAGACCGGGGCGGTCCCCTTTTGCCCGGTTCAGCCGAACTTCCGGCGCCATTTTGGGGTTTTCTCTCGAGAAACGGGCTTTATTGAGACTTAATCGATAAGGTCATGGTCATTTTTCCTCAGGATTTCTCGATAATCACATTTGTTAAAGCTCAATAAAGGGGAACGGGGCCGTTCGGGCGCCGCTGCGCCCGCGCGTCCGCGACGGTATTCAAGGCGGGCGGGGCCGTTCGCTGGTCGGCTCGCCCTGCCGCTGTTGCCTTAGCGGCGCCCTTCTCGGGACAGATCGCGCAGTGCCGGCCTCCCGCCGAGCGCTTCAGGGCCTGTCCCTGTCTCCTTGTCGTAAAAGGGCCTGTCCCTTTCCGGGGTTCAACCCGGCACGGGTGTCTCCTGAATGGGGGACAGGCCCTTTTACCCTCAATTCACACGTCACCCCCGCAGGGACAGATCTACTCCGATTCGGCACCCAACAGGGACAGGCCCGGATCGCATGCATGGGGGACAGGCCCGGATGGCAGTTCTCGCAAGCCGGCGATTGCCCGTCAGCGTCGAATCAGCGGACGCCTGCCCCAAGGGCACTATCGGAGCGGAACCGCGTTATCGATTTCGATGCCCCGGTGCGCCGAGCGAAGCGGCCCCGAGCTGCGGAATCCACCGTGCGCTCAGCGCCATTGGGGTCAGGCCCGTTCACCGCGGCACCATTCGGAACAGGTCCCAAAGACGCTACCCCCCACTGACGGTTTGTTTGCCGGGCGAATCGGTTTGTCCTGGTCTCCCCGCACAGTCCAGCTAGATAAAGATTCTGGATCGACGATATGGACGGACTCACCCAAGAAAAGTGCACCGCCTGCCGCCGCGACTCCCCGCGGGCCACCGAGGCGGAGATTCGCGAACTCAAGCCTAACATCCCCGCCTGGACACTGGTGGAGCGGGAAGGTATCCAGCAACTCGAGCGGGTGTTTCGCTTCCCGAATTTCGCCGAGGCGTTGGCCTTTACGAATCGCGTCGGCACGCTAGCCGAGGAAGAGGGGCATCATCCGGGCATCCTCACCGAGTGGGGCCGGGTGACCGTGACGCTCTGGACGCACAAGATTCGCGGGCTGCATCGCAACGACTTCGTCATGGCGGCAAAGGTTGATGCCCTGCAGAGGGACCGCGCTACGGAGCGGGGAGAAATGGCGACGGGATAAAGGCTTGTGCTGCACCTCTGCGGTCAGGCACGGTGTAACGCTTTACATTCAGGTTTCCGGCGTTGAAGGCGAACCTGCGCTAAATCAGGACAGCGGTTTGCCTTTCCCTTTCGACGGACGCCGGAAGATCTGGCGTTCGCGGCTCCTGCACGCTCTTGACGGCTGGCAAGGGTCCGAGGGCTACCCGAAAAGTCGGAAATGCCGGCGACCGTTGAGGCGTTGAAAGCCGACAGGGACAGGTCCATCATGGCTCAACCGATCACATCGGCTTTGCTGGAGAACCCTAACGGTGGTGGCATAGGGTTCCTCGGTGAAGCGGCCGGCATCTCAGTGCGCACAGCTTGTTCTGCTTCCGGCAACAAGCACGGCTGGCAGGTATGAGGATTGCCACTTTCAACGTCAACGGCATCAATGCTCGCCTGCCTAATTTGCTCCGCTGGCTTGACAGCAGCCAGCCGGACATCGCCTGCCTCCAGGAACTCAAGGCGCCCTCGGAAAAGTTCCCGCTGACGGCAATTCACGCGGCCGGCTATGGCGCCATCTGGCATGGCCAGAAAAGCTGGAACGGCGTCGCCCTCCTGGCCCGAGGCGCCGTACCCGAGGAGATCCGCCGGGGGCTGCCGGGTGATCCCGACAGTTCCCAGAGCCGCTACCTTGAAGGGGCAGTCAACGGCATTGTGATTGGGTGTCTCTACCTGCCGAATGGCAATCCGACGCCCGGTCCGAAATTCGAGTTCAAGCTACGCTGGTTCGAGCGGCTCAACGCCCACGCCGCCGAGCTGCTGGCCGCAGGCGGTCCGGTCGTGCTGGCCGGTGACTATAACGTTATGCCGACCGAACTCGACGTGTACAAGCCCGAGGACTGGCTCAACGACGCGCTCTTTCGCCCAGAGGTTCGCGAAGCCTATCGCCGGCTCGTCGCGCAGGGCTGGACTGACGCGTTGCGAGCGCTGCATCCCGGGAAGCGCATCTATACCTTCCGGGAGTATGCGTCGAACGCGTATGGTCGTGATGCCGGTCTGCGCATCGATCACCTGCTGCTCAGCCCCGAACTTGCGGGGCAGCTGAGAGGTGCCGGGGTCGATCGCCACGTGCGCGGGTGGGAAAAGGCCAGTGATCATGCCCCGACGTGAATCGAATTGGCCGCTGAGGGGGACAGGCCCGAGGCTTCCGCTAATGGCCGGCGCTAATCGAGTCCGGCACGGGTCAAATCCAATCCTCCTTTCTGCGCTCCAGGAGGGACTCCGAAGCGGGTACCACGTCCGTCTATGATTCAAACGAAAACACGGCGATGCAGGCCACCAAACCCAGACGGCCAGCCGTCACTTCTCAGCCCAGGTCTCGCAGGCCTTGCCTTCCACCTCCACGGGCAGGTCATTGAACAGTTGCCAGCACGCACCCAGCATGGCGGCGCGGACTATTTCCAAAACCGTTTGGGCCCCCTCCCGCGGACATTCGACCAGGATCTCGTCATGCACCGTCCCGATGATGCGCGCCTCAGGAGGAAGCTGAGCCGCCAGGGTCACCAGGGCATCTTTCAAACTGTCGGCGCACGAGCCTTGTACCACGTAATTCACCTCGGCCTGGAACCGCTCCCAATCCGAGGCACCCTCGCCAAGCAGCCGCCGGCGGCCGATAACGGTCCGACCTTCATTGGTTTTGGATCCCTTCGCCCGCGCCGATCGGTGCCAAGCCGCCAGGCCGCGGTAATGTTTGAAGAACTCACGCCGAATTTTGGCTGCCGCTGAGTCAGTGAGTTCCAGGCCATAGGTCGTCCGCGCATAACGGACCAGCCCCGCGGCACTTTGCCCATAGAGCAGGCCGAAATTGACCGCCTTAGCCAATTGCCGGTCAGCCTTGGTGACCTCGGCGACCGGCTTGTTCAGGACCGTCGCGGCCGTGAGGATGTGAAGGTCTTGACCGGCCCGGAAGGCCTGAAGCATGGTTTGATCTTCCGCAAACCACGCCGCCACTCGAAGCTCAATCTGGCTGTAATCGGCCACGGCCAAAACCCGGCCCGGATCGGTAGGTCCAAAGCAGCCGCGCAATGGGCCACGAACGATGTTTTGCAGGTTGGGATCCGAACTGGAGAAACGGCCGGTTTCAGTCCCCAAGGGTTTAAACGCGGCATGGATACGGCCGGCCGGCGTCATGGCTTCAAGCAGCGCGACGGCTTGGCGCCGGACGACCTCGGCGGCACGGTACGCCAGCACTACTTTGGCAGCCGGATGCGAGCAGGCTGTCAGCGTCTCTTCGTTCGTGTTCGATAGCTCAACACCGAGGGCCCCAAACGCGGTCCGGAGCTGCTTGGGTGAATCGAAATTGATTCCGATCCCCAAGTGTACCTTCAGTTCTGCTTCGTGACCTTTGCGCGTCGCTTCGGCTTGCGCGAGCACTTCGGCGAGCTTCTCCCGGCGAACGGGCATCCCCAGCGATTCCATGTCGACGACAACCGGCAGCAGAGCCATTTCCAATTCGAATGTTCTACCCAGGTCCGCCGACGAGAGGATCGCGCTGAGTTTTTCTTTGAGGGCATGCAGGTACGCGACGTCCCCAGCGGCATAGTCTACCTGCCCTTCGGTCAGAACCAGGCTGCCCCAATCACTCACGCCTAGAACCTTCGGGACGGTCACCCCCAGAAACCTCTCCAGCACGGGCCCGAGGGCGTTGCTTGCGCGCGGGTCCCCGTTGGAAAGCAGCTTAGCCGCGCTCCAGGTACAAAATACTCGCGGGAGCCGGACGGCGAGCTTTTGGAGGAGCCAGGCCGCATCAAAGTGGAGATTATGGCCGATGACTTCGCGGCCGGCAAAAAGCTTCGCCCAGTTCGCGGCATCGTAGCCGAGCGCCTGGAGGTCAAAGATGACGATCGGGCCGCTTGGCGCCATCACAGTCAAGAGCCGGATCTCGCCGCGGTAAGGGTCCAGCGCCTCGGCAGGCCGGTCGCCGTAGGTCTCCAGGTCGAGCGCCAGCGCGCCGGCCGCCTCCTGTAAGCGTGGCCAAACCCGTCTTAGGGCACCCAAGTCGCGGATAAACTCGAAAGCCCCCGGACAAGGCTGGGCCGGCAGGTTTGACGCATTGCTCCCCATCTTGCTCGACATATAAATGATCGTTTACAGTTCGATCATCAGCGCGGTGTGATCGGGACCGGCGCTCGCATTTGCGGCATTTCGGAAACGGTTTTTCCTGCACTCCGGTTTTTTCCATGAGCACACCGGACCGTGACCGCTGCCCTTTACCGACGCCGCAGTTCGGCGAATCACTGGTTACAGTTTCCACGATGAAGTACAACAGAATACGGCGCCAGCCAATCCACCTGCCATTATTGAAGAATCTTTTCTAACATTGCGATCTCTAACATTATGGGCACGGTTCGGCCGAGCGAGAAAGCTTTGGCCCGGAAACCGCTTTGCCGCCCCGGTTTAGAGCGGTGGAACCCGAGGAAAAACCGGGAGAGCGCCCGACCCCCCGAAACATTGCAGCCCCTACACCGGGCCGCCTTAAATTCCTAACACTCTCGTTTTCCGCGCTCAATTCTTCGCCCAACCGAATATTAAATTTCCTGCTGCGTCCAAACCGCTCAGAAGGTTAATTCATGGGAAAAATTCGGTTTGTTGAAGGGTCTGTAGAGGCAGGCAAGCAAACAGGATAATCGGGGGGCCAATTTGTCTCCCTTTGGAATGGCTGCCCCATTTCCACCAGGACAGCGGTGCCGTGGGGATAAGGTACCCTGGGCAGGAAAACAGCCGCGCCTTCGTACGTCGATTTACCTTTTACTTGGAGCCGTAAATGCCGCAGTTTCCTGAACTGTTCGTCTCGTCTCAGAGACAGGCAACCTCTGCGCTGAGGTTACCTTTTTTGCACCGCAGCCGGCCGGCCGAGCCCCATGCACCGGCCCAGCCTGCCCTGACACTTTGGGGACTGGTAAAGCCCCACGCAGCACGCTATCGCTGGTGGATTGCGCTTGCCCTGATTCTCAACGCCATTCCCGGTTTCGGCATCGCCTTTCAGACGTTTGTCCCCAAGTACCTGGTTGACGACGTACTCATTGCCCCCGACCTGGCATTCCGGACGCGCCTGGTGCGGCTGGGTTTTCTGTTGACCGGCTGGGTGGTGTCTGCGCTGGTCCTGCGGATGCTGGCCTGGTACGGAAGCTACCGGATTTTTACGCACGTGCGCGAGCGGATCGTCATGGAGCTGCGGGCCCGGTTTTTCCGCCACATCAACGCGTTGTGCTTACGCTTTCACCACCGGCAGTCCAGCGGCGAACTCTTCAGCTACGTGTTCGGCGCACCGGTGGCGGTCATCTCGGGCTTTTACCATACCCTGGTAATGAACGTGCCCAACGCACTCTGTACGTTCCTTCTTTCGACCGGTTGGATGCTTTTGTGGGACCGAGGGCTTACGGTCATTTTGCTGGGGCTGGTTGTCGCGACTGTTTGCGTCCTGCGCCGCAGCAGTTCGGACCTGCGGCAGCTCCACGAGGAGTTCCAGGCCATCGAAGGGGCGATTACGGGACGGGTGGCCGACATTTTTCGCGGCAATCGGGACGTGAAGATGTACGCCATCGAGGAAGCCATGTCGCGCGCCTTTGATCAAAGTGCGGACACACTGCGGCAGAAAACCTGCGAGCGTGATCTGAAGACCCACCGGGTCAACATGCGTCACGAGGTGGTTGGGGCAGCTTGTTTCGTCATCGTGACGGGCGTGGGCGTCTGGCGTTATTTTCAAGGTGGCTTGACGCCCGGCGAAATCCTCGCCTACCTGGGCGCTTACGGCATGCTGCAAGTGCCGGTAAGCTTGCTGTTTCAAATCGGGACCGCCTACGAGGGGGCGCAAGCCAGCCTGAAACGGCTGGCCGACCTGCTATACACCGAGACCAGCACGCCCGATCCGTCCCATGATCCCCAAGAGCCGCCGCCGAAAGAGAGCCTGGTACTAAGGCACGTTTCGTTTACCTACACCGACCAACCGGTCCTGCGAGATATCAACCTCCATATCCCCTTCGGCCAGCGGGTGGCCTTGGTCGGTCCCTCGGGCGTGGGTAAAAGCACGCTGGCCAAGCTTTTGCTGCGGCTTTACGACCCGGGCACCGGCTCAGTCTCGATGGGCGGGGTAGACCTGCGGGACTGCCGTGGTGCAGACATCCGTCGCCGTTATGGTGTGGTTCCGCAGGACCCCTACTTTTTCCATGCCTCCATTCGGCACAACCTGGCCATCGTCCATCCCGCCGCGGACGAAACCCGGATGCGCGAGGTGTGCGAACTGGCGAACGCATGGGAATTCATCCGCGAGCTCCCGCACCAACTCGACACGGTTATCGGCGAGGGTGGTTGCCGGCTTTCAGCGGGTCAGCGGCAACGTCTGGCCATCGCGCGCGCGTTGTTGCACGAGCCCGAATATTTCATCTTCGACGAGGCCACCAGCGCCCTGGACACCTTGAGCGAACGGTTGGTGCACGACGCGTTGGCGCGGGTCCTGGCCGGACGCACCGCGATCTTCATCGCCCACCGGCTTTCGACGATCAAGGACTGCGACCGCATCGTGGTGCTCCAGGACCACACGATCGTTCAGGATGGGCCGTTCAAGGAATTGCGGCATACCCCCGGCCTCTTCCGTCAAATGGTTGAGCAGGATCGGTTCTAGCGCAGGATCAGTCGCGCGTGGTCCCTCCGACTCCTTGCTGATGGCGAGGTGTGACGCCGAGGTTTTCCCGACAGCCTCACAAAAGGACCATGGGGCCCTTCCTGGGTGTACTTGTAGCGGACGAGCGTGCGACGTTTATCTTCGAGGGGATAGGATGGTGAAGGGTGAGTTTGTCGATTCGCCCATCCTGGCTGACAACTTCGAGGCGTTGGCCACAGCGGGAGACAATCTCCTAAAGGACACCGGCCTTGCGACGAAAGGTTAGGCTGTTTCCACAACGGTGTCCCGCCTGCCGACTGCTGCGGTGCTTGACCCTTGCAACTTGCGAAGTGGGTGCAGAGCCGTGGGCGGGCTGCCGTCGTAGCTTTTGCCTGGCCTGCCTGCGGCAGGGCCCGCGTCGGCTTGCTGTTTTATTACCGTCAGCGAATGACGGGTTCTAGTTGTTGTTCATTGGCCACTAAACCTGATATCACTTCTTTGATGGTCATGGGCCCGTATGCCGGAATCGCTAGAGTTCGAACACTATGAAGTTCTGAGAAAGCCGGATGGATCTCTGGCGGAGTTGGGGCGTGGCGCGATGGGCGTTACCTACAGGGCATTTGACAGAAGCCTGCGATGCGACGTCGCCCTCAAGGTGATCACGGCGAGTCTTCTGGAAAACAAAATCGCGGCCGAGCGCTTTGTGCGGGAGGCACGAGCCGCCGCCCAGTTGCGGCATCGCAATGTGGCGTCGGTTTTTCACCTCGGCCGGGCCGGCGACAGCTTCTTTTACGTGATGGAGTTTATCGAAGGCGAAACCGTAGAAGCCCTCGTGAGACGTAGAGGACCGCTTGATTGCCGGTTGGCCCTCGACATCGCCCAGCAGGTCGCATCCGCGTTGATCGCAGCGGAGAAGCAGCACCTCGTGCATCGAGACATCAAACCATCCAACCTGATGGTGGTGAGGGAAGACGACGATGAGATCCTCGTTAAAGTGATCGACTTCGGCCTGGTGAAATCAGCGGCGATGGGGTCGTCCGGCAGCGGGGTGCTTACGATCGAGGGATTCGTCGGCACGCCCTACTTTGCGAGCCCGGAGCAACTCGAGCACCAACCGGAGGATATTCGCTCGGACATTTATTCGTTAGGGGTGACGCTCTGGTATATGCTGGCCGGCAAGCCGACCTTCACCGGTTCGGTTGCAAGCGTGATCGCGCAGCACCTCGAAAAGCCGCCGCCGTTTCACTCCCTCGCCATCCTGCCGGGGGGAGTGATCGCGGTGCTGCGGGGCATGCTGGAGAAGGATCGAACGAGGCGGATTCAGACGCCGTCTCTCCTGCGTGCTGACTTGAGGGCTTGCCTCGAGCGGTTGCGCCTGCCGCCGGATTTGGCGCCGTTGCCCGGAACGAACGGGAACGGATTGCAGACGATGACGCTTGAGGGCGCCTCCGCTCCTGCGCTACTGCCGGGAACCGGGTTTGTATTAGAGGAACGTTACCGGTTGATTGAGGACCTTAACCCGGATGATCCGGGCCGGATATTCTGCGCTGAAGACGTTGTTTCCAAAGGGCGTGTGAGCGTCCGACTCGTCTACGGGGAACCGGCCGTCGTCGCGCAGGCTGAAGAAGAGGTGAACCGGGTAAGGGCGGTACCCCATCCGAATTTGGTGCGGGTCCACGCCGTGTACCGCGAGACGGGTTTCAGCTGTGTGGTTTGCGAATGGCTCGATGGGTTTGCGCTTACCGACGTCCTAGAGGTCCGGCAGGCTATAACCCTCTGCGAGACGCTCCTCATTCTGGAACAAATCGTGCCGGCCTTCGACCACGTATCCGCGGCAGGCCTGAGGCTGGATCTGAACCTGCAGGACGTCCTCCTGCATTTCCCCACAGGACTGGGAAACCCGACGGAAATCAACGCCCTTATGGGCCGCCCATTCACTGAGTGGCCGGCTTTCGTGGTGAAACTGAATGCGCTTGGCAGAATCAAGGCTCTCGACCCTGGAGAGCCCGGTACGGGTCGGGGCGAAAACATGACGCCGCCAAGCGATAAGCAACCAAGCGTAGTTTCGTTGGGTATTCTTACGTACGCAATGCTCGGAGGCAGACCGGGGGGCTTTGTGCCTCTGCCGGGTTTGACCTCGGCCGGGAACGAAGTCATCCGCCGATGCCTGGCGTCGGCATCCCACTATGCGACCGCGCAGGCCTTTTACGAAGCGCTAAGCGCAACCGATACGCCGGCCCGCAGCCGGGCGCATTCGCCCGAGTTTAGCCGGCCACCCCAACCGACTCGGCCGCTGCCGCTGCGTCCTGAAGCCGTTACGGCAACCTCGCGCGCACCAATTGCGCCCGAACGGGCGCGGCCCGGTTCGGCCGCGGAAGGCAATCCGACGGTAAAGCGTAACGTGCCGCTGATTCTCGCTGTCGTTGTCTGCACAGGCATGTTGTTATTGCTCGGCGGCGCGTGGCTCTGGCTGGCAGGTTCCAAGCCCACCGCCAAAAATGCAGTCATGGCGCCGCCCACCCTGTTCTCCGGGCCGGTCGCCACGGCGGTTTCGCTGCTGCCGCTGAAAGCGGGCCGGCCGTGGGTTAACAGCCTCGAAATGCGCTTCGTGCCGCTGGACAATATTCAGATGGCCGTCTGGCCGACGCGGGTACGTGATTTCCAGGCTTTCGTTCAGGCCACCGGCTACGACGCGATGGGCGGCATGTCGTCCGTCATCGTCCGGGATGGATTCAGACTAGCCACGATGGGTTGGAAGAATCCCGGTTTCGTCCAAACAGCCGACCATCCGGTTGTCGGGGTCAGTTGGGAGGATGCGAATCAATTCTGCGCCTGGCTTACCCAAAAAGAGCGCCAGGCGGGTCTGCTGGGCGCCGCGGACCGTTATCGATTGCCCACCGACCGCGAGTGGAGTGCTGCCGTTGGGCTTGCGAACGAACCGGGAGCCGTACCGGAAGATCGGGACGGAAAGGTCAAAGGACTTTATCCCTGGGGTCGCACCTTCCCTCCGCCGCCCGGCGCCGGCAACTATGCGGGTGCCGAATCGAGCGCCGGTGCGCCGGAAAGCTGGACGGTGATAAGCGGGTACCGCGATCCCTTCCCGCGAACAGCGCCCGTGTCCGCCTTGACGCCAAACCCGCGCGGTTTATGCAGCGTGGGAGGCAACGTTTGGGAATGGTGTCTGGACAGATTCAACGCCGTCCTGCCTTGGCGTACCCTGCGGGGCGCATCCTGGGCGACTTCGCGTGCCGAGGAAATGCTCTCGTCGAGCCGACGAGGTTACAATCCCTACTTTCGCAGCGACGACGTCGGCTTCCGGTGCGTCATCGCCGCCGACGGAGGCCAACCATGAAGCTGCTCAAATTTAATCTCATTTTTATCCCGTTGCTGGCCATCTCTCTCATCGCAATCGCCCATATTGCGCGGGCCCTGCTGTTCGAAGAATCCCGCCAGCACGTGATCCAAAATGCCCGGATCATCATGGAAGCCTCGCTTTCCAGTCGTACGTACACCACCAAGCAGGTCGCCCCTTTACTACAACAGAAGGATTTCAAGGTTCAAAGCGCGATGTCCGAGTTGAGGAAAACCGTCGAGCAAATTCCGGCCACTCCCGATCCGTCCCCGGTGAAAGATCCGCGGGCAAAAGATCGCAGGAATCCTGCGCTCGGACAGCAGCGGGCGCTCGACTTCCAGCAGCAGATCCTGCAGTGGGTAAAGGACAGGTCAGAACAACTTACCGACGCCGACTTCCCGCCCCAATCGGTGCCGGCGTTTGCGGCCACGGAGATTTTTGGCTACCTGCGGGAGAAATTCCCGGATTACTTCTATAAGGAGGCAACCCTTAATCCGACCAATCCGCGCGACCGTGCGACGGATTGGGAAAGCGACGTGGTGAACCATTTTCGCAGCGGCCAGGCAGAGGTGGAGTTCATCGGCACGCGCGAGACGTCCACGACGGGCAAGTCGCTTTTCCTGGCACGACCGATAAAGGTTGATAACGTCACTTGCCTCGCGTGTCACAGCACCCCCGACAAGGCGCCGCCGTCCATGATCAAACTGTACGGCTCAGATAATGGTTTTAATTGGAAACTTAATGACATCATCGGGGCCCAAATCGTTTCCGTGCCGCTGGCGCTTCCACTGGACATGGCCGAGAAAGGGTTCCAAACCCTTCTTGTCTGGCTTGGGGGTGCCTTTGGCGGCCTTCTTATCGGCGCAAACCTTGGAGTGATTCTCGCCACCCGAAGCCGGCGCGAGGCGGAGCGCGCCGGCAAGCCTTTAACCACTTCCCCTCACTCGTAAGCGCATACGCCGGAAAGGCGCGGCCCCGGGCGCTGCTCCTACTCCGCCTGTACGCGGGGTCGATGGGGCTGCCCCGTCACGCCGGCGACCCCAAAGTACCAGTAACCTACGCCGTAATGCCTCACCAGCACACGAAGCCGCCGTCGACGACCAGGTCAATGCCCGTGCAGAAGGACGCCGCCGGGCTTGAGAGGAAAACGGCGGGCCCGACCAACTCGTCGACCGTCGCCATGCGGCCCATCGGCGTGTCGGCCTCAAACTGCTTGACCTGCTCGGCCACCTCGGGGCGAATATTCATCGGCGTGGCCGTGTAGCCCGGGCTGATGGAGTTGACCCGCAGGCCCCGGTCGCTCCATTCCATGGCCAAACTCTTGGTCAGGTGGATCACCCCGGCTTTAGAGGTGTTGTAATGGGCTTGCAGGAGCCCCCGGTTGACGATGATGCCCGACATGGAGGCGATGTTCACAATCGAGCCCTGTTTGCGCGGCAGCATGACCCGGGCTTCTACCTGGCAGGACAGGAAAATGCCGGTAAGATTTATGTCCAGCATCCGTTGCCATTGCTCCAGCGGCAATTGTTCGGCCGGCGCGGCGTTGGCGATGCCCGCGCAATTCAGGGCCACCGACAACGGCCCCAGCCCCCGTTCGACGGCTTCCACGGCCCGCTGCAGGTCGGTCGCCTGGGTAACGTCACCGGTAAGGGCGAGGGCGTTGCGGCCCAGCCCTTTGATCCGGTCGACCGTGCCTGCCAACCCCTTGCTGGCGGGCAGGTCAAAACAGCCCACCGAAGCGCCCGCTTCGGCGAGGCCCACGGCTATGCGCTGGCCGATGCCGCTGCCCGCACCGGTCACAAAGGCCGTTTTTCCTTCTAAGCTGAATAGGTTCATAAGTTTGAGCAAAACGATTGGGTTGGGAAGGTGGCGTGATTTGACACACGTTGAGGGGGGCCCCGCGGCTTTCAGGCGGTGGCCCGTTCCATGATGGCGAGGTTCGTGGCTTCCCCGCGCGGCAAAACGCCCTGTGAGCGGCCCCGGGCCAGCACCATCACCCGGTGCGACAAGCCCATGACTTCTTCCAGGTCCGAGCTGACCACGATGACGGCCATGCCCTCCCGGGCCAGCCCGGCGATGGTTTCGTAAATGGCGGCTCGCGCGCCCATATCAATGCCGCGGGTGGGTTCGTCCAGCATGAAAACCTTGGGCGAGCGGGAAATCCACCGGGCGATGATGGCTTTTTGCTGGTTACCGCCGGACAGAAACCGAACCGCCTGGTTGGCCCTACCTTTCACGCCGAGTCGCTTTATCGCATCAGCGGCAAAGGCGGCGACTTTGGCCGGCATCAGCCAGCCGTTGGGGGCCAACCGGTCGAAGTTGCCCAGCGCCAGGTTGCTGGCCACGGTGTGGTCCAGCACCACCCCTTGGCCTTTGCGGTCTTCGGGCACCAGGACCACGCCGGCTTTGATCGCGTTCTCGGGCGCTTTGAATTTAACCGGCTGCCCATCGATGAAGACCGAACCGGAGGCCAGCGGGTCCGCGCCGGCAATCGCCCGGACCAGTTCGGTGCGGCCTGCTCCCACGATGCCCGCAATCCCAAAGATCTCCCCGGCCCGCACCGAAAAGCTCACGTCCCGGAAGGCGCCGTTGGCACCGGTCAGGCTCTCCACCCGCAACACTTCCTTGCCGGCCGGTTCCTCGAGTATTGGAAAGATGCGGTCGACGTTGCGGCCGACCATGTTCTCCAGCAGCACATTGACCGGCACCTTCGCAGAAGCGTGCGTGGCCACCAGCCGGCCATCGCGCAGCACCACGACGCGATCGGCGATGCGCGCGATCTCCTCCAGCCGGTGGCTGATGTAGATGAAACTGACCCCCTGTTTGCGCAGCTGATCGATCTGCGCAAAAAGCCGGTCGGTTTCCTCGCCGCCCAGCGCCGCAGTGGGCTCATCCAGGATCAGGAGCCGGGCTTTGAGCGTCAGGGCTTTGGCGATTTCGACCTGCTGCTGGGCGGCGACCCTCAAGGTTCGAACCAGGGTCGTCGGCGCAATGTCCAGACCCAGCCGGTGGAGCTGCTCGGCCGCGCGCCGGTTCATGGCATCGCGGTCGATGCGGCCGCCTTTCATCAGCGGCCGGCCCACAAAGACGTTTTCAGCAATCGACAGGTCAGGCAGGAGCCGCATTTCCTGGTGAATGAGCACCACGCCGGCCTCGATGGCGTCGCCGGGCCGGGTGGGTGCGTAGGGTTTGCCCTCCCAGGTCATGGTGCCCTTGGATGGCGGAAAGAGCCCCGCGATGATCGAGGACATCGTCGACTTGCCGGCCCCGTTCTCGCCCAGTAA
It encodes:
- a CDS encoding sugar ABC transporter ATP-binding protein, whose amino-acid sequence is MSAPPSTDAVSSDAPAPSNRGRVPRLTLRGIGKSFDTNVVLSGIDLDVYEGELVALLGENGAGKSTMSSIIAGLFPPSKGTMTWEGKPYAPTRPGDAIEAGVVLIHQEMRLLPDLSIAENVFVGRPLMKGGRIDRDAMNRRAAEQLHRLGLDIAPTTLVRTLRVAAQQQVEIAKALTLKARLLILDEPTAALGGEETDRLFAQIDQLRKQGVSFIYISHRLEEIARIADRVVVLRDGRLVATHASAKVPVNVLLENMVGRNVDRIFPILEEPAGKEVLRVESLTGANGAFRDVSFSVRAGEIFGIAGIVGAGRTELVRAIAGADPLASGSVFIDGQPVKFKAPENAIKAGVVLVPEDRKGQGVVLDHTVASNLALGNFDRLAPNGWLMPAKVAAFAADAIKRLGVKGRANQAVRFLSGGNQQKAIIARWISRSPKVFMLDEPTRGIDMGARAAIYETIAGLAREGMAVIVVSSDLEEVMGLSHRVMVLARGRSQGVLPRGEATNLAIMERATA
- a CDS encoding SDR family oxidoreductase, with the protein product MNLFSLEGKTAFVTGAGSGIGQRIAVGLAEAGASVGCFDLPASKGLAGTVDRIKGLGRNALALTGDVTQATDLQRAVEAVERGLGPLSVALNCAGIANAAPAEQLPLEQWQRMLDINLTGIFLSCQVEARVMLPRKQGSIVNIASMSGIIVNRGLLQAHYNTSKAGVIHLTKSLAMEWSDRGLRVNSISPGYTATPMNIRPEVAEQVKQFEADTPMGRMATVDELVGPAVFLSSPAASFCTGIDLVVDGGFVCW
- a CDS encoding DUF3365 domain-containing protein, yielding MKLLKFNLIFIPLLAISLIAIAHIARALLFEESRQHVIQNARIIMEASLSSRTYTTKQVAPLLQQKDFKVQSAMSELRKTVEQIPATPDPSPVKDPRAKDRRNPALGQQRALDFQQQILQWVKDRSEQLTDADFPPQSVPAFAATEIFGYLREKFPDYFYKEATLNPTNPRDRATDWESDVVNHFRSGQAEVEFIGTRETSTTGKSLFLARPIKVDNVTCLACHSTPDKAPPSMIKLYGSDNGFNWKLNDIIGAQIVSVPLALPLDMAEKGFQTLLVWLGGAFGGLLIGANLGVILATRSRREAERAGKPLTTSPHS